AGCGCTATCGTTATTTTCGACTCGCTGTTCAGCTTCACGAAGAGCTCCATGATCTCGACGCTCGTCCGGGTATCGAGGTTCCCGGTCGGCTCGTCGGCAAAGATAAGCGGCGCTGCGTTCACCATGGAGCGCGCGATCGCGACGCGCTGCTGCTGCCCTCCCGAGAGCTGGCTGGTGAAGTGGTGCTCCCTCCCTGCAAGCCCTACGGTCCGGAGCGCCTCCCGCGCCCGCTCCCTGCGCTCCTTGGGCGGCACCCCGCTGTAGAGCATCGGCAGCTCGACGTTCTCGAGCGCCGAGGTCCTCCTGAGGAGGTTGAACCCCTGGAAGACGAAGCCGATCTTCCTGTTCCGTATCGACGCGCGCTCATCGCGGCTGAGCTGCGCCACATCTTCGCCGTCGAGCAGATACCGCCCGCTCGTCGGGGTGTCGAGACACCCGAGGATATTCATAAAGGTCGATTTGCCGGACCCCGACGGTCCCATGATCGCGATGAACTCCCCCTGCTCGACGCTGAGCGAGACATTGTCGAGCGCAGTGACCGCCACATCGCCCATCCGGTACACCTTCGCGAGCCCTTTCACATCGATGAGCGCCATGTCCTCCTCTCCTTAAAACATCCGGGGGCCTGACGGAGCGCGGCCGCCCTTCTGCTTCTCGAGGGATTCGACGATCACGCCCTGCCCTTCCCGCAGCGCTCCCGGCTGGACTTCGGTGTACATGCCGTCGCTTATGCCCGTGGTTACCGCAACCCGCTTCGGCGTACCGCTGTCGAGCACCCACACTCCCCTGCCCTTCTCCTTGTGCTGCGGCTGCTGCGGCTTCTGGCCGGAGGACCTTTTGCGGTCGTCAGGCAGCCGGAAGCGGAGCGCCGCGTTCGGGACCCTGAGCACATCGCTCTTGCTCGAGACGACAATGGAAAGGTTCGCCGTCATGCCGGGCTTGAGCTTGAGCTCGGCATTGTCCACCTTGACCACCACATCGTAGGTCACCACATTCTGGACGGTGATAGGGGCATTTCTCACCTCGGATACGCTGCCCTTGAAGACGAGGTCGGGATAGGCGTCCACCGTAAACTCGACCGGCTGCCCCACGGCAACCCGACCGATATCGGCCTCGGCGACATTGCTGTTGATCTGCATCTTCGTGAGGTCTTTCGCTATGGTGAAAAGCGTGGGCGTCTGGAAGCTCGCTGCCACGGTCTGCCCTACATCGACGCTCCTCGAGACGACGGTCCCGTCGACAGGGGAGAGGATCCGCGTGTACCGGAGATTGATCTCGGCCATTCTCAGGGCCGCCTCTGCCTGGGCCACCTGCGCCTTTGCCGCGCTCACCTGCGCCCGCGCGGTCTCGTAGTTCGTCTCCGCCGTATCCACCTCGCTGCGGGCGATGAAGTTCCTGGCGAAGAGCTCCTTGTTGCGCTCCGCGGTCCTCTTCGCGTCCGCACGCGCAGCCTCGGCCTTATCCAGGTTTGCCCTCGCCGAGAGGAGATTCGCCCGGGCCTGCGCCACCTGGGCCTCGAAGGTAGCGGGGTCGATCTGCGCGATCATCTGCCCCTGCCTGACCGGGGAGTTGAAATCGACATAAAGGCTCTTGACGGTGCCCGAGACCTGGGTGCCGACGAGGACCGTCGTCACCGCGTTCACCGTGCCCGTTGCAGTGACCGAGGCCGAGAGCACTCCCCTGGTGACCTCCTCGGTCCTGAACTTCACGCCGTTTTCCCTGCCCCCCAGCAGCGCAAACGCGACGGATGCGAGGACTGCAACAACAACCCCTGCCATGATACTCTTTTTCATCATGTCGTAAACTTCCCTTTCATTTCACGGTGCCTCTCATGAAGATATCGACGAAACCCCTGATCGTGGCATGCACATCGATGCTGCGGTATTTCTTGCGCATCAGGATTTCGTTCACATTGAAAAAGGAGAACAGCATGCCCAGGTAGGCGCGCGCGGCGGTCTCGGGATCGAATTTGCGCAGGGCCCCCTTCTTCTGCATCTCGCTGAAATAGGAGGCGAGGGCCTTGAAGACCTCGTCGACGAAGGTGTGGTACACCGTCTGGATCTTCTCGGGATATCGCTGCATCTCGGCATGCATGATCCTGATGAGGTCTTTCCGCTGGTCGAGGGTCTCGAGGAAACGGCGCGCGATCACCGTCAGCGCCTTGTCGTACGCCATGTCCCGCACTTCGGGGAGTATCCCCTTGAGGGCCGGCAGGAATGAATAGGCAGTGATGACCTCTTCGAAGAGCTCTTCCTTCGAGGAGAAGTGGCGGAAGAGCGTCACCTCGGCGATGCCCGCTTCCCGGGCGATCTCCCGTGTCGTCGCGCCCAGATACCCTTCACGGGAAAACAGCTTCAGTGCTGTTTCGAGTATCTTGTCCCTCGTCGGGACCGCTTCATCCGTATGCTGCATACTGCCGCTGCTCCCTCTCTCAATACGGCACGGAACCGCAGAAGACATAGGTGTAAGTGCTTACTAACATGGTAGATTACCGCAGAGCGAGGGGCGATGTCAATGGAAGGGGTGAAGGGAGCTCACAAGGGGGCTGCGAAAAAGGGAACAGGACCGCCGGTCAGCTCTTGATGCAGACACTCCTGACGAAGGTGAGCGCCGAGAGCGCGTCGAGAAGTCTTTTGAGCGAGGTCTTCCGGTAGAAGGCGACGGTGAAACGGAAGGTCGTCTCCCCACCCTCCCTGCAGTGCTCGTAATCGACATTCTGGACTATCGCCCCGGAGCGCTCGATGACCGAGGTGAGGGAATCCTCATCGACATCCGCCTCGGCGCTGACGGTGACGAAGCGGAAGGTCTGCTTCGGCATCTTCCGTTCGACGATTCTCAGCACCATGAGGGTGATAAGGGTTATGATGAAGGCGACAATGCTCGCCAGGTAGAGACCCCTGCCGATGGCGAGCCCGATCGCCGAGACGATCCAGATGCAGGCAGCGGTCGTCAGCCCCTGTACCGTGAAGCCCGTCTTCAGGATGACGCCCGCCCCGAGAAAGCCGACGCCGGTGATCGCGCCTGCCGCGATCCTGCCGGGATCGGCCCGGACATAGGCGGGGTCGAAACCGTCCAGCGTGATATTGTACTCGGAGACGATCATGAGGAGCACGCAGGCGACACAGACGAGCAGCTGCGTCCTGAACCCGGCAGGCCGGCCGTGTATCTGGCGCTCGAACCCGATGATACCGCCGATGACGGTGCCGAGCAGAAGGCGGAAGACTATTTCGGTCTCTGAAATCATAGAATTTATTATAAGTTATCGACGATACGTAATGATAGTTGAGGAGTGCACGCTAAGGGATGGTCTTCCTCGGGCTGGCGGATGCCTCCGGCGTTGCAGCAAGCCCGAGCGAGGCGAGCTCCTCCACGATCAGAGCGGCCAGCCGGGGGACGCCCGCCCTCACCTCATCGGACAGCTCGAGCCCCGTATCCATGCTCTTGGGCTCGATACCGAGGAGCACGATGCGCCGGGGCATCGAATCGGTCAACTGGGCGGCGGCGAGGAGATCGGAGAGCCCGAGCTGGTGCGGAGATATCTTGCTGTTGAAGAGAGCGGGAACGTCAGCCCCTTCCAGGCGAATGATCGTGCCGGGCGGATTTCCTGTCCTCACCACATCGACAATGATGACGGCGTCCCTGTTCTGGATGTAATGGAGCAGCTCGATGCCCATGGTGCCGCCGTCGATCACTTCGACGCCTTCGGGCACGCGATAGCGGTCCTGGAACTCCTCGACGACGCGGACGCCCGCGCCCTCATCGCTCAAGAGAAGATTGCCTATGCCCATGACGAGAATGTTCATGATTATAAATATAGAATCCGGGAGCCGGAATTCCGGCTCCCGGATTCTGAGCCTAAAACGCCCTTACCTTCACGATCTCCTTCTTGTCCGTATCGACCACATGGATCGCGCAGGCGAGGCAGGGATCGAAGGAATGGACGGTCCTCAGCACCTCGAGCGGCTTTTCGGGGTCTGCGACGGGATTGCCGATGAGCGACGCCTCGTAGGGGCCGAGCTGGTCGTTGCCGTTCCGCGGCCCCGCGTTCCAGGTCGAGGGCACGACAGCCTGGTAGTTCTTGATCTTGCCCTTGTCGATAACGACCCAGTGCGAGAGCACGCCGCGCGGCGCCTCGTGGAACCCGAAGCCCTTGACCTCGCCCCTCGGGAACTCGGGGCGGTTGAAGGTGGCCGTATCGCCTTTCGCAACATTGTCCATGAGCGCCTGCCACTGCTTCTGGAGGGTCTCGTACATGACTGCGCAGCGCACTGCCCGGGCGGCGTGGCGGCCGATGGTAGAGTGGAGCGCAGCGAGGGGGACCTTCGCGCCTGCAAGGCTGCTCACCGTGGCGAGGGCTTTATCGGCATACTTCTTCGTCGGCGCATGGCCGGCCGCGTACATGCAGAGGACATTCGCGAGGGGGCCGACCTGGGCGGGCTTGCCGTTGAAGGTCGGCGACTTCACCCAGGAGTATTTCCCGTTGTCCTGGAAATCGGTGTACTGCGGAACGGTCTCCTCCTCCCACGGATGGCGGCTCCAGGCGCCTTCGTACCAGGAGTGCTTGACGCTCTCTTTGACGCCGGCCCTGAAGAGCTCGTCCTGGAAGCTCCTGATCGGCTTGAAGCTGCCGATATTGCCGGCCTCGATAGAGCCGCCGGGGTGCTCGAAGAGGGTGCCCCTGGTATCCATCGGGAAGTCGGGGACAGAGAGATAGTTGGTCACCCCTGCGCCGTACCTGGTCCAGTCGGCATAGAAGGCGCCGACAGCGCAGACATCGACGAAATAGACTTCGTTGACGAAGTCGCCGAGCTCGTCGATGAGGGTCTTGATGTAGTAGAGCCGCTCCATGTTCAGCGTCGAGGGGCTGTCGGGGTTGATGGGATTCGCAACGCCTCCGACCGCGAGGTTCTGGATATGCGGGGTCTTGCCGCCGAGGATCGAGACGATCATGTTCGCCTTGCGCTGGTACTCGAGCGCCTGCAGGTAGTGGGCCGCGGCGAGGAGGTTCACCTCGGGCGAGAGCTTCATCGCCGGGTGGCCCCAGTAGCCGTTCGTAAAGATGCCGAGCTGCCCGGTGCCGACGAAGGTCTTCAGCCTCTCCTGCACTTCCTTGAAGTGCTGCGCGCTGTTCTGGTGCCAGGTCGAGACGCTCTGGGCGGTCTGCGCGGTCTTCCTGGGGTCTGCCTTCAGGGCCGAGACGATATCCACCCAGTCGAGTGCGGAAAGGTGGTAGAAGTGGACGATGTGGTCATGAATGGCATGGGCGGCGATGATGAGGTTTCGTATGTATTGCGCATTCAGGGGGATCTCCATCTTCAAGGCGTTCTCGACGGCCCGCACCGAAGCGATGGCATGCACGGTGGTGCAGACGCCGCAGATCCGCTGTGTGAAGAGCCACGCCTCGCGCGGGTCGCGCCCCTTGAGGATCAGCTCGATGCCGCGCCACATCTGGCCCGACGACCAGGCGTTCTTTACCTGGCCGCCGTCGATCTCGCAGTCTATTCTCAAATGTCCTTCGATTCTTGTAACCGGATCAATCGTGATTCGTTTTGACATGGAATATTCCTCCTCGATAGTTATGCATGCTTCAGGCTCGGCAGCACGGGAAGGGTCTTGACAAAGAGCAGGTAGCCCATGATCTCCACCGCGATCAAACCGACTGTTATCATTGTTTCCGAAAAGGACGGGAAGTAGTGCCATCCGGGACCGGGATCGAATCCCACCAGGAATGTGTTGAAGCGGTATACCGCACCCGCCAGCAGCATGAGGACGGCGCCGATAAAGAGCATGCGCGGCCTCTCCCTGTTTGCCGGGCTGAAGAGAATAACCGTGGGTATCAGGTAGAGCAGGTTTTCGACAATGAACATGATGCTCTTCATATCTCCCCTGAAGACAAGGCCGAGCTCGCCTCTTCCGATGAGGTCGCCGAACCGTATCACGAGGTAGAGCGCAAGGAGCTTGGGGATAATCGCGCTGAGCTTGGCAAGGAGGCCGGTCTCCAGGGGCCTTCTGAATCCGACGGAAGAGAGGATCGATTCGAAGACGACGATCGCATACCCCATGGTAATCGAAGTGATCAGGAAGAGCAGCGGCAGGAATCCTGTCTGCCAGAGCGGGGAGACCTTCTGCCCGGCGATATAGACCAGCAGCCCCAGCGACGACTGGTGCATGGTGGGCAGGAGCACGCCCACCGCGATGAACAGGAAGAGCACCTTCCTGAGCACTTTGAGCATCCTCTCCTTGTTCCATCTCTCCAGAAAGGAGGGGGCGAACTCTATCCAGAGCACCATGATGTACGTCGTAACGCACAAGGCCACCTCGAACATGACGGAGCTCAGCTGGGAATACCAGGGAAGGATCAGATTGTACGCCTGCCAGTAGCGGCCCACGTCGAAGAATATCGATACGCCGGCAAGCGTGTAGCCGAACATGCTCGCGAGGATCGCGGAGCGGATGAGGGGATAATAGGTCTTTTTATTGAGCACATATACCAGCATCGCCAGCGCATACCCGCCGCAGGCAAAGGCAGTGCCCACGACCACATCATAGGTGATCCAGATGCCCCAGGGGTACCCGTCGCTCATGTTGGACACCGCGCCGATGCCGTAGACGAAACGCTTGACGAGCAGGACGCCTGCAAAGAGCGCAACGGCCGCAAGCACGAGAAAAGGCCTGGTGACGATTTTTCCGCCGAGCGGTCTAAACTCTCCCATGTCTCTCTCCTTTACCGATCATCGTTATTTTTGGTGCTCCTGTGTACTGCATAAAGAAGACCGCCCAACAAGGCGATAGGAGCGATCATGCCCCGGTAGATCATATGCTGGAGCCCTTCGGACCGGGCGGCGTCGGATGTTTCGGAGAGCTTCGGCATGCCGAGCTTGTCAAAGGGCACACCGGCGAGCATGAGCACCTGGGTGCCGCCGCCTTCCTTCTCTCCATAGATACGCGGCTGGTATACCGCCTCTACCGTGCGGTGCGACGTTTCCCTCGAGCCGATGCGTCCAACAGGGAACCCGTATTCCTCACCGGGTTTCAGGGTCAGTCGGTACCTGGCCTCTTCCAGCAGGTCCTTTGTCGTGCCGAAGAGCGACGCGCCGGTGGGGCAGAATTCGCAGCAGGCCGCGTAGCCGCCCTCTTTGATGCGATGAGAGCAGAGCTGGCATTTCCTGATCTGCGGAAAGGGGGCGTCCCACTCGAACTTCGGGATATTGTAAGGGCACGCGACCTGGCAGTAACGACACCCCAGGCAGGCGCCCTTGTTGTAGCTGACGATCCCGCTTTTGGGGTCTTTCGTCAACGCGGAGACCGGACAGGCAGAGACGCAGGACGGGTCGATGCAGTGCATGCACTGGCGCTTGACGAACGAGAAGCCGTCCTCCCTGTCCTTCGCAGCGCCGGCGCCGTGGGTATACAGCTTTATGATGTTGAGGGTTTTGCCCGAAAGGTCGATGGCGTTGTCCCAGAGCTGGTCGGTCGTCGAAAAATCGGGGGGCATGCTGTTGTGCTCCTTGCATGCCGCAACACAGGCCTTGCAGCCGATGCAGAGCGTTGCATCATAGAGAATACCGACCGCTTCCGGGGGCATGGCTTTCTGCTGCCGCGCAAAAGGCTGCGCAAGGGCGGAAGGGACATCCGCAGCCAACAGCAGCCCGCCGCAGGCAACTCCTTTCAGGAAATCTCTTCTCTTCATCTCCATGGCCTACTCCTCTTTCTTGGTGGATTTCTTCGCCTGCCCAGCTGCATCGCCGTCATGATCGCCGAGCCTCTTGGCGAGTGTCGCGCCCGCGCCGATGGCAGCGCCGGCCACCCCCGCGACAACGGCGGCGCCGGCGATGGTGATGCCGCCTCCCTTCTCTTCGTGGATGCGCGGATAGGTCGCCGGCGGCGTGACGCGATGGAGCTTGGCGACGGTATGGAGCGGGGTGTTGAAGCCGACCCCTTTTTCGCTGCAGCCGAAGCAGGGATGCCCGGCGCCGACCGGCCAGGTGCCGCCGCCGGTGTCGCCGAACTGGAGGGTAGAGCAGTTGTTGAAGGTCTCGGGCCCTTTGCAGCCCAATTTGTAGAGACAGTAGCCTTTTCTATGGTTATCATCGCCGTACTGAACGGCGAACCGCCCTGCATCGAAGTGAGGGCGCCGCTCGCAGTTCTCGTGGATCAGGCGGCTGTAGGCGAACTTCGGCCTCCCGTGGTCATCCAGCTCGGGGAGCTTCTTGAGGGCCAGGAAGTGGAGCACGGTCGAGAGGAGGTTGTAGGGATTCGGAGGGCAGCCGGGGATCGTCACGACCGGCTTATCCTTGATGATCTCGGGAACGCTCTTTGCGCCGGTAGGGTTCGGGCCTGCCGTGGGAATGCCGCCCCACGAGGCGCAGGAGCCCATGGCGACGATCGCCGCAGCATGGGGAGCGGTCTCCTTGAGGATATCGAGGGCGGTCTTGCCCGCGATCTTGCAGTAGATGCCCCCGTCTTTCGTCGGGATGGAGCCGTCGACGACGAGAATGAACTTTCCCCTGTTCTCCTGGATGGATTTCTGCTTGGCAGCCTCTACCTGATGGCCTGCTGCAACACTGAGCGTTTCCGAATAGTCGAGGGAGATGAGATCGAGGAGGAGATGCTCCAGGGTGGGATGGGTCGACCTGAGCAGCGACTCGACACAGCCGGTGCATTCCTGGAACGAGAGCCAGATGACCGGGGGGCGCTTCGGGCTGGTTATCGCTTCAGCGATCTTTGCGCCCATGCCCAGCGGAAGCCCCATGCCAGCCGCCATAACAGTACAATATTTCAGGAAATCTCTTCGCGATATGCCTCCGAGCTTTTTCCTGACATCATCGGATTCGTGCTCTTTCATAGTTACCTCCATTCATATTTGTCACTGATCTATAAATATAAAAGGGACTATCGAGCAAAGCAGCACTGTTATGGTCGCCATGTATTTTGATGTTATTAACATTATAATGTCAATAAAATAATTGAACAAGCCCCTTTCATTATCTGGAAAGCAAAGAATGTCGGGAATCACGAGTCGGGGTTACCGTGACGACCTGAAGGCGCGTTGCAGTATGAGCGTCTCCGCAAAAAAGAAGGCCCGCATATGACAGCAGGCGAAAATCATATACAAGCCGGGTCGGAAAAGCAGAGACGATATATTATTTCCCTACGAAATACATCTTCCAATAGATGAGGAAGATGCTGTACACCAGGAGCGCAGCAAGGGCGGCTATTACCAGCCGTGCTACCCATTTCGATCCTTTCTCCTTCATTATTACCCCCTTCAGATACAAGGTTCGTACGCTGCTGCTCTGCCTCTCTACCCTTATTCAGTACCAAATAAGCGGCAATGTCAAGGTAAATTTTTGCCGCCCAGCATCTCTATTATGGAATGCACAGCAAGGGGGACCGCATCGCGTACCGCCCTTGTCATCGCCGTCCCGAAGTGCGTCACATCGGCAGCCTCTATGGCGACTATTGAGATGTCATCCGGCAGCTCGAGCCCCATGCGCCTGCCGGCATCGAGAGCGCTTTTGAGCGTGGTGTCGTGAGCCGAGGCAGTGTGGAGCGGCATGGAGATGTCGTCCAGCGCAAGACAGCGGACAGCACCGGCTTGTCCGTCCGGCGTGCAGACCGCATCGACAAGGATAATGCGGTCATAGCCGACCATCGCCTCCATCAGCCGCAGGCCGCCTACCGAGAGCTCCATAATAATGAGGTCGTCGCTGGCAGGAAGCTGCTCTTTGAGCTCCCGCACCACCGCAATGCCGACGCCGTCGTCACGGAGAATCGGGTTGCCGAGGCCGATGATCAGGGTCTTCTTCATAAGCGAATCCTTACTTATCGCAGGTATTGCGCCATCTCCCTGAGCACGGTACCCTGCGCATCACGGATTATCACGCTCAGGGGCATCGTGCCGGGAAGGGAGTGCGTTGCGCAGGCAAAGCAGGGGTCGTAGAGCCTGAAGGCCATCTCTATCCTGTTGAGGAGCCCCTCCTCGATGATGCTCTTTTTCCGTATCAGCGTTTGAGCGGCCTTCTTGATGGATAAGGCGATCGGCGCATGGTTATGGGTCGTGCCGACGATGAGGTTCACCCTGGTCAGCACGCCCCGCTCATCGGTCCGGTAGTGGTGCAGCAGGGTGCCCCTCGGCGCCTCGACAGAGCCGACCCCTTCCGAAGGCTTCTCCCTGGGGATGGTGCGAATGTGCGGGTCGGTGATCTCCGGATCGCGGCTCAGCTCGAGCATACGCTCCGCTGCATAGAGCAGCTCGATCAGCCTCGCCCAGTGGGTGGCGAGGCGGTTGTGGACCGGCCGGTAGCGGCCGTCGACCTTCCTCGACCCGAAGGTCTCGAAGAAGTACTCGAACGCCTCCTGCGCGTACGGCGTCGCCATGCCCTCCGCTGCATTGAGCCGGCTGAGCGGCGTCGCACAATAGACGCCGCTCTCGCTGCCGTCGGCAAAGCCCTTCCAGCCGACCTTCTTCAGGTAGGGGAATTTCAGGTAGGTCCAGGATTCGACATGCTCGGCGATGTGCTGGCGGTAGTCACGCGGATGGAAGCGCGCGAACTCCCTGCCGTCGGGATCGACGATGCGGAGCATCCCGTCATAGAAGTTCACCCGGTCCTCGTCGTCGACCGTCCCCATATAATACGTGCGGTGCAGGTAGGTGTCCGAGAAGACGCTTTCGCGGAAGGCGGTGTCGCCCTGTAGTATCCGGCTGAAGAGGTCGAGGCTGTAGAGCGCGAAGGCGACATTCCGCTCTGCCGCTGTTTCGATCTCCCTGCGCTCCTCTTCGGTGACCGGTTTGCTCCATCCCCCCGGCAGCCCGCTGCAGGGGTGTATCGCCCTTCCCCCTATCGTCTGGATGACGTGGTGATTTCTGCGCCGGCACTCGATGACCTCCTTTCCCTTTTCGCTCCCGATCTTCCGCAGCACGCCGAGGAGGTTCCTCTCTGCCGGCGGCGCATCGGGCCCCACGATGAGATCGGGGCCGCCGAGGGCGTAGAAATGGGTGGTGTGGTCCGCAACGAAGAAGGCGCTGTAGAGGAGCTCCCTGATCTTCCGCGCAGCCGGAGGCGGTTCGACCCGATAGAGCGCGTCGAGCGCTTTCGTCGAGGCGATATGGTGCGCCTCGGGGCAGATACCGCAGATGCGGTTGGTGATATTCGGCATGTCCTCGGCAGCGCGGCCGATGCAGAACTGCTCGAAGCCCCTCAGCTCGGGAACAATGAAGTAGGCGTTCGCCACCTCCCCCTCATCGTCGAGGAATATCTCGATCCTGCCGTGTCCCTCGAGCCTGGTGACGGGGTCGATGCTGATCTTCTTCACGCCCGTCCCTTGCCTTTCCGGTCCGCCGCCTCATCCGTGACAGGAGAGGCCGGCCGGGCCCTGTTCAGGAGCGCGTGGGCGAGGCTGAATTTGTAGAACGTGCCGACCGGGTCCACAATCGGCTCGAACGCGGCTTCGACTTCACGCTGCATCGCCTCTTCCGGCTGCCCGGCGGACCCCGCATCGGTGATGGATGCCAATGCCGAGAGCATGGCCGCGCCCTGGTCAGCCACGCCGGCCGGGGCGCCGTAACACCCGATGCAGGGCATGTTCGCCCCGGGGCAGAGAGCAGTGCATCCTCCCCTGGTGGCGGGCCCCATGCAGACGATGCCCTGGTCGATGAGGCAGCGCGTGCTGTCGGGTATTATCTCGTAGAGGCGGCGGAAGCGGAGCCTGCGCTGTTCACGCCCGGTCCAGCTCCTGATCCGGGGACACTCCTCGCAGAGCGCCCTGGTTCCCGCTCCGAGCACGGCGCCCTTCTCCGGAAGCCCGCTCGTGCCCATGAAGAGCTCCATAACTGCTTCGAGCTGGTGCGCCTCGGGAGGACAGCCGGGGATCATATAATCGATATCCACGGTCTGGCGCACGCTCCTGACCGTATCGTAGAGGCCGGGGAGCCGCAGCTCGCCCTCCGCCACCCGGGTGCTCAGGCGCGGGACGACCGCGGGATCGGTCACTGTGGTGCTCGGGTTGTCGAGATAGACCGTGATCAGGTGGTCGTCCGCGGAAGAGAGATTCGAGAGACCCGGCATGCAGCCTTCGACAGCGCAGGAGCCGAACGCGACAAAGACGGCGGATTTCTTCCTGAGCAAACGGGCCATTGCCTCGTCTTCTTCGGTACGGATAGCGCCGTTGAAGAAGGTGAGCGCGAGAGCGCCGTCGGCAAGGCCTTCGATATCGCTCTTTTTGCCGTCCATGACGCAGGGCCAGAAGACCGGCTCGAAGGCCTCGGCAAAATCGAGGATCTTTTCGTTTATGCCGAGCAGGGCGATATCGCACCCCCCGCACGCTGCGGCCCAGTACATGGCGAACTTCGGCTTGTCCGCCATCACCGCTCTCCCTGCAGCGCGGCGGTCCCGCTCCTGCGGCCAGCGATCCCGAGCGGGCCGAGCCTCTTCAACCGCCCGGTCATGGCATTGACCGTATCCGCGAGCACCGCTCCCTCCGAGGCCGAGAGCCAGACGAGCCGGAGCCGCTCTTCCTCTATGCCGAGCTGACCGGCGAGCTTCTTCAACAGATGGAAGCGGCGGAGGGTGCGCAGGTTGCCGCTCTGGTAGTGGCACTCTCCCGGATGGCATCCCGCGATCAGGACGCCGTCGGCGCCCTCCCTGAATGCCTTGAGCACGAACTGCGGCTCTACCCTTCCGCTGCACATGACCCGTATGATGCGGAGGTTCGGCGCATACCGGAGCCGCGCGGTGCCCGCCAGGTCCGCCGCACGGTAGGTGCACCAGGTGCAGAAGAAGCCGACGATGACCGGTTCAAAAGGCTCGCTCATAGCTCGTTAAGATCAACCATAAAAAAGGACAATTTGAAAATGATGAATTCATTCATTGTACTCTTTTCATTTTGATTGTTTATTTCTGTCATAGAGTATCCCCTCGATCTCGGCCATCACCTGCTCTGCGGTAAAGTGCGCTCCGGTAATCGCCCGGCTCGGGCAGGCAGCGACGCAGACGCCGCATCCCTGGCAGAGGGCGGGGTTGATCGCAGTCGCGCCCTGTCCCTCCTGCGCCGCAATGGCGCCGTAGGGGCAGAGCTCGCAGCAGATGCCGCAGCCGCTGCACCGCC
This window of the Nitrospirota bacterium genome carries:
- a CDS encoding hydrogenase maturation protease — encoded protein: MKKTLIIGLGNPILRDDGVGIAVVRELKEQLPASDDLIIMELSVGGLRLMEAMVGYDRIILVDAVCTPDGQAGAVRCLALDDISMPLHTASAHDTTLKSALDAGRRMGLELPDDISIVAIEAADVTHFGTAMTRAVRDAVPLAVHSIIEMLGGKNLP
- a CDS encoding hydrogenase small subunit, which translates into the protein MKEHESDDVRKKLGGISRRDFLKYCTVMAAGMGLPLGMGAKIAEAITSPKRPPVIWLSFQECTGCVESLLRSTHPTLEHLLLDLISLDYSETLSVAAGHQVEAAKQKSIQENRGKFILVVDGSIPTKDGGIYCKIAGKTALDILKETAPHAAAIVAMGSCASWGGIPTAGPNPTGAKSVPEIIKDKPVVTIPGCPPNPYNLLSTVLHFLALKKLPELDDHGRPKFAYSRLIHENCERRPHFDAGRFAVQYGDDNHRKGYCLYKLGCKGPETFNNCSTLQFGDTGGGTWPVGAGHPCFGCSEKGVGFNTPLHTVAKLHRVTPPATYPRIHEEKGGGITIAGAAVVAGVAGAAIGAGATLAKRLGDHDGDAAGQAKKSTKKEE
- a CDS encoding oxidoreductase yields the protein MADKPKFAMYWAAACGGCDIALLGINEKILDFAEAFEPVFWPCVMDGKKSDIEGLADGALALTFFNGAIRTEEDEAMARLLRKKSAVFVAFGSCAVEGCMPGLSNLSSADDHLITVYLDNPSTTVTDPAVVPRLSTRVAEGELRLPGLYDTVRSVRQTVDIDYMIPGCPPEAHQLEAVMELFMGTSGLPEKGAVLGAGTRALCEECPRIRSWTGREQRRLRFRRLYEIIPDSTRCLIDQGIVCMGPATRGGCTALCPGANMPCIGCYGAPAGVADQGAAMLSALASITDAGSAGQPEEAMQREVEAAFEPIVDPVGTFYKFSLAHALLNRARPASPVTDEAADRKGKGRA
- a CDS encoding hydrogenase iron-sulfur subunit, giving the protein MSEPFEPVIVGFFCTWCTYRAADLAGTARLRYAPNLRIIRVMCSGRVEPQFVLKAFREGADGVLIAGCHPGECHYQSGNLRTLRRFHLLKKLAGQLGIEEERLRLVWLSASEGAVLADTVNAMTGRLKRLGPLGIAGRRSGTAALQGER
- a CDS encoding Ni/Fe hydrogenase subunit alpha; the protein is MKKISIDPVTRLEGHGRIEIFLDDEGEVANAYFIVPELRGFEQFCIGRAAEDMPNITNRICGICPEAHHIASTKALDALYRVEPPPAARKIRELLYSAFFVADHTTHFYALGGPDLIVGPDAPPAERNLLGVLRKIGSEKGKEVIECRRRNHHVIQTIGGRAIHPCSGLPGGWSKPVTEEERREIETAAERNVAFALYSLDLFSRILQGDTAFRESVFSDTYLHRTYYMGTVDDEDRVNFYDGMLRIVDPDGREFARFHPRDYRQHIAEHVESWTYLKFPYLKKVGWKGFADGSESGVYCATPLSRLNAAEGMATPYAQEAFEYFFETFGSRKVDGRYRPVHNRLATHWARLIELLYAAERMLELSRDPEITDPHIRTIPREKPSEGVGSVEAPRGTLLHHYRTDERGVLTRVNLIVGTTHNHAPIALSIKKAAQTLIRKKSIIEEGLLNRIEMAFRLYDPCFACATHSLPGTMPLSVIIRDAQGTVLREMAQYLR